The sequence TAACGGTTGTCGTGGCCCCTTTCAAACGATCCGTGGCCACTCTTCAGTTTCGGCGTCATTAAcccttcccttctttcttcctggttcacttagaaacgaagaaaattccgGAGGTAGTTTGCTCTTAGCAGctgtcatttttttttttttttctttgtttagtCGACACGAAGCATTTTGGAGAATTTCTGTGATTGCTTCGCGAAGGTACAGAGGATAAGAAAAAGCGCTCTTTGTTCGTTGACGACTTTCTGTCAATTAGAAATAAGAGTAAACGGCAtaacagttttcttctttgccactgtatacgtaatttttgttagacTTTAACAACTCGTATTTTTCGTGAGCAAATACTGTCGAGTGGTTATACACTGTATATGTGAagcttcgttttcttcgcgcGAAATATCCATGTTGTTCTTTCTATACTTGTGTTCATATATCATGACGTTCAGCCTACACGTGCCCGAGAATGTAATGTAACAGATAATTGGGTTCGAGctgtaaatctttcatttgcaGCATGACGCGAATCTAACAACACTTCTTTCCTTGTTCAGatcatgaatatttttgtcgcgTGCAGGTAGAATCATATGTCTAGAGTATCCACGGGTTTCGTGTTTACTTATTTCTTTAACTAACTTCGGTTTTAACCAACTTCCTATTAACCagcaaattaatcaaatactttcagAATCAATGACAAGAATATACCGAAAAGTgtcgaaagaattttaaagaattttacaatcattTTCCTAAAAGTTATCTTGAGACGTATTGTATCGTTAGTCTCATAGAGTTAATCACTTTTCTCTAGAATAATGCTCGAACACAGCTGTagctttctataaatttcctCGATATTCGATTGAATTTTCCGAGATCGTTTCCAATGACGAGATCGCAGCAGTTGTTACGAAAAATATCGGAAGAGCGAAGAACGCGTATGTGTGTCTGATCCATCATTCACGATAGTCTCTACGGTCCATGCGTATGATCCATCATCTGCGTAACCGTTTTACAATCCTCACCGTGGAAATGCCGATCCGCGATGCTATTCTCGCGCGCACTCGACCGCTTAAGAGCATCGTCCAGAGACGTTTCCATCATACACAAAtaactttgtttttcttcttgcagTCGGAAGCGTGGAGAATTCGATGTTTCTGGCTGATCTGTTGTTTTATCATTTGCGCGGCATTTTTTCGCGGTTAGAAGAAAGATGAGATTAATATCTTTGTGGTATTTTGATACTTATCGATCTGCCGATAATGTCGGTGCTGGTAGGGGAAAGCGTAGTTGAGAAGAAGCGCgctttttcgataaattatgaattatggcTAACGGTAATTCACGCAATTTACATAATCTAGATGGAACAGACGCTTTTCAAGATCGCTTGTCGActcatttatgtttataattttcaggagaagaaaatctaaaccttgaatatattcaattcGAATATGTACTGTAGCCTAAATTCGGGTCTTTTTTCGGCTTTCAACGATATCGattttgtctcgattgacCTCCTGCCGGTTTACGTGCTTTTattcttcctccttcttcttcttccggtGTCCAATGATTCCTTTGAAAATCGACGCGGTTCGTACCGAAGCGTACGCTTCCGATGCGGAAAGTACGCGATCGAAGCGCGTGGCTTCTGACCGGAAGCGTAGCCTTGCAAACGCGATTAGATTGCATTAGCTACGAGACTGAAATTAAATCTCGAGTcggaattgtatttaattttcttcgggAAGTTCGATGCCGGAATCGAAAATTAGACGATTGAATAGGGATTCCTAGTTGATTTTAGACGTCCCTCTTCCTGTAACTCCCACCGAACTTGCATTGGGCGTTGTTCGCAGGCTTGTCGTGCGGCAAACCGTTTCGCAAGAGCTTATTTGCATTTCCTCTAACTGCGGTTCGCATAAGACGCGTCAAAGGAATATTGACTACTATCTATTAGGTCAGATTTTTTCACTATTTTCTGCTTCTCGTAGGATTGTAATGTTACAGTACCGGTAACACGAAGCTTGATCTAcggcaaataataaaatatctttgagattaaaaaatataaagatttgaaaattaggACATTTGAAAGTTTGTGCTTACTCGACTGAATTGCTATTAAGtgacgtttaaaaattttaatcacaaGGTTGAAAGTAATATAGTTGGTAATTCTAAGGAACACCTATCCTCAGATAGATTGGTATACACACGCGAGTCGACCGTATTCTCCGGAAATGAAAACAACTACATCCCTGGAACCTGGAACACGTGATTTTCCGCATATCCATTAAAGCAACATCGGTCAGTGACTCGTCTACGGTGCAGTCGCTAGACTCAATTAATGACCACGTTCTGGtcgtaaatatagaaaaggcagcgagatattttagtttGTTGGCTAACTGGGCTGAGGTTGGGTCAATGTTTCTGTGGATTTCATTTACCTCTTCCGGCCTCCTTATATTTTCTGAATTCTTACAATTTCCGAGATACCAGTTCATAGCAAATTGATTCTTATTATGGCGTAGGATATAGTAAATCTTATTGTCtaaaaatacaggaaaagatttcataattattattttttttaacattttattcaagCGTTTCTTAAGACATTTGTTCAAAGAGATGTCaggttataaaaaattgaatcaacCTCCCCAAAGCTCCTTAACCTCttgttatttttgataaatcaatAGCATTACGCAATATATACCGTGTGATTTCCCTAGACGATCTAGTAGCACTCTTTTTTACAACCTTCTTTCAAaacgagaaacaagaagaGGATTGACCAAATATCATTGTCATCGAAGCGCAGAGACGCTCCGGTGATTCTTATCTCCATTCATCTCTCCGAGTGAAACTATTTGACGTCGCCTTGAATAGGCTCAGACAGTTTTGTCGGGGGTCCGTGTCGTCGCCTGTAGTCAGCTCGCACGATCGTGAATGGAAAGActcgtataaaatcaaaggGCCGACAGACTCTTCCTGCTTAGACGAGATCAACGAGATCTCGTTCAATAGAGAAGTTACCTTCTCGACCGCCGGCGCCGTATTACCCTTCAAAGTCACCGGAAAGTCATATAAGCCAACCGATGCAGCCTAACCTTTATCCTAGCCTAACCTAGATAAAATAGGTTTCTCTTATTCCAtctgaatttctaaagaaaccAAGACTTGATTTCAGTCTGGTTAAAAGCTTCGCTCGATTAAAGCTGTTTTTCAAGCAATAACCTACTTTGTGAATTTCATGCACGCGAATCCAAGTATGTATGCGGCAGAAATGAAGCTTTCGTGCATGTCTAATTGTAAGTTGATGCGAAACAATGCGCATGCGCCGAAATCCCACCACTTTGCGGACCCACATTGTGCCTTTTATCAAGGCGCCTTGTTTGTTTACTCTTCTCGAGCTAATTCTTCACTATTATTatctacattattttcactggCTAACAACTGGTTGGTCTGCAATTGACGAaccaatacaaatttttcgttacgtgcatatattcgaaagaattcgaaattaaattatcatgtaTTACGGGCAGTTACGATAGAGTGACACAAAGCAATCTGTGTTTGAATGCCTCCACTCGTGgacaatatcgatataaccTAAATGCGATAAATCGCGAACGTTTGATTCGACTCATGGGAAATTTACGCGTTTTTGAATCGTTCCGAGTCGCACGCGAAATGCAGGTCAGAGAACCgtctaatatttattgttgagATCGTGGGCTTGATCTTAATGGCGCGGCGGCACGCGATTCTTTACCAACTATGCTCCTTAACTCCAGCTCTCGACCTTCTTCCCTATTCAACTAGCTCGAGCAGTGAAATTGACTCTGCATGCCTGTGATTTTGGCAGGGAATGGGAGTCGAGTTCGTAGTGAATGCACATTGTGTATACGTGTTTTAGGTGGTTTGTGTGAGTTTGTTGCGGAGATTCGAGACATTTATTTAACTTCTTTATCATATTCGAGCCTGTGCGATATAACCATATCTTAaatgtaataagttttattttttattgcaaagttcttgaaatatataatgcacacaataagtgtataatattttatatatatatatatatatatataaattatatttaagaagtttgggatagtttaaagatgaaataaattgctttttaagtttaatctcTTACTCTCGACGAAATCAAGTTTCTCTGGAATTTGGTGGAGTTTAAGATTTGATATCGGTGTCGTAGGAGTTATGTGACACTTTAAGGTGGAATAAATCTAGCGAGGAGTTTAAGGTGCGGCAAAGGAGCGTGGAATGttgcaatagaaatttattgcagtgttagtgcattggtagattgatcaaatttacgtgtagcgtgggtaaccaatggtaaatattttgcaatgtgtataatttctcagtaatctgaggtttataaaatctatcgacaactaatggaaattgttgatttaacagatcaattttaaattcctcgttaatctaaatttttttaatcctatttacagctaaaccttacgacgaaaaattaacgaagtggaataaaaatggcatTGTGATTCTTCTCGTCGTGTATCGGTGTCACATCAAATTTAAGAGACAGTTTTACTTGCGGATGCTGCGTGTTACGTTGGTGAAGTCGACGAAAGCGTAAAATAGGAGCTCGTCCGAAATACACTAACGCGGAAGGTTAAATTTAACGCAAAAGGCCGAGAAATTAGTCTAGAACTCGAAGTTTCATTGGTACGACGCACTTGAAACGCATTCAAAGAGGTCGGCGACCTCGAAAGGGGATGAACGCAACTGTTTCGtgggaatttcttattgtggcttatttggatgaagctgctttaaaatcagcgctggattcgtctgttttttgcccggaaatcataaaatgtttaggcCAGGCGACTCCatgtacagaaaatgttatgtccactttttacgtccgtagaattcaactctttactactatgcacttcttctccaaaaaaatatcgcgtttcaatattaaaaaaagtttcaataatatactatCCATTAGAAGAATGATAACATGATAACcttacaaattattagtattaacaaattcttattgtcgtatagaaatgccaactattgcttcggtaaaacaaacaaaggaattttacaggtaaattttacaaattacaagtcatcttataacgcaaaatacgacgtgtaaaattgtctcaatttattaatagtattaataaattattatgataaaagATGCAGGAATCTTAGCCTCATGAGAAATTAGAgatgaaaattaaagattaaagGGAAAAGATTAATCACTGGTCCTCCTAAAAAGATGCAGTCCCATGGATGGATGGTTGTGCGAGTATTAAAGCAGCGCAAAACCGTTCCCCGAATTCTCATCCCGGACGTCGTACGACCAAAGACAAAAACAACTCACTCGAGGGCATTGCGGAGAGACATTCATCGAGGACACAATAGTATTATTCCAGGAAGTGCTAGTTCTTCCTAGATTCCGGTTACAATGTTCTTAACGCGTGGAAATTAGTCTTGACCAGGAAACATCTATAACGGCATGTATTTTCTGCCGTGATTGTAAATCTGTTTGGAACATGCGGTTTGTCCGTTAATCTAGGCGCTGTTGTTCAAttgagtcaatattatttgttggtaGATTAGTGTGTGCAAGAGCGCTCTATCCATTATTGACCAATTCGAGCACGTATTGGTAAATTTCACACCGGCAATTACGGTGAAATCGTTCGTGGTCGCTGGAAATTAGCAGTATCGTTTGCGGTCGTGAGCTGATTGACACTGCGTGAGCGGGGAATTATGTGAAGCAGCTTTGCTTTGTCGTTTCATGCATTTAATAGGTTTGCGGCGGTGGACagagtttgtaaaaaatgaagacaaggtagaaaaagattatttttcattttttactattagattattttcaaagtgatcatttcagtgaaatatgattgacaaaaaataagatctataattgaatcattatagaaaatagaataatattgataataaagaaataaaaatcaattatagaataacatataataataataataataataacaacaacaacaacaacaacaacaacaacaacaacaacgacaacgacaacgacaacgacaacgacaacgacaacgacaacaacaacaacaacaacaacaacaacaacaacaacaacaatgtggatagactttatgtttacttttatatgtataatgatactgtttgatccttgaattaaagttaagattaacgttgcgattatgattatcctttgtctgactaaatatatttgaagtatcaattacagtagaatttttgaaagattcttggctgttaaacaaaaaactggttcctttatatttcgctcaattatcatagaatcgtgaaactgactttcacttcaaattttgtctgtttcaggaGTAACAAGTACCTGCAAAAATCATCCATCAGCCGGATATGTGCTGTCGGAGggtttttcattagcattccCGTCTTTCTAACTGGTAAGAACCAATTCCTTCAATTCTGTCAACTTTAACCTTTTGAAAGATACTAGTACATAAgttatacgtttaatttttcttgaattcaggcatgaatctaaaagatactgtgaactatctctgagtgtatgaaatcagtttagaaatccaatggaaataaagttaattttaacgccgaatagtcattatttttcttagaaaaataaaaaatgatcgtcttttagagaagttttaacagattaatttataaagagcTGAAACAGAATATTCATGTCATGCATGAATACGGCTGGTGGATGGATCGAGATCTAATCTAAAGTTTACGTTGTGTCATGCTAGTTTACACAGCTATCattcgctcgatcgatcgttaagcTGTTGAACTCGATTCAAGACGGACATTTTGACTCTGTTCAGAAGAAAACtgcgttttaataaatttgacggaatagaaattatgatagactacaatgtttttttaattatatcataaaatttatttatttttttttaatgtcatgttagaaacttcaaatactgtccaaaacttcgaacgtaatcgttttagaaatttgtaaattacttaacgaccaaaaatattgaattctctattgtctgaagatagattctctataatttaagtaatttattcgtcgagaattgatatataaagacttaaataataaattaattgaaaaataatttgcaactagtattgaaaatttcaattaaaagcatatgtatatagtttacgcttcgagaattatatgtattgagaATATGTATTTGCGCCGATTCTTTGTCCCGCTTGTTATGGCATACGTGTTATAATGATCCTCTAACAATGCTTTCAGgtatgatattgtatacattcaTCCAGTTTCATTCGACGCCGGCAATCGTTACGTCGGTTTTCATAGGCCTTGGCATCGTGTTTTGTGGATGCGCAATGGTCCATAACGTCTTCGTGTGGCAGAGGGTAAGAACAtatcgctattaaaaaagaaaacgaacacgttcaaacacgtctaaatcatcttttatgtgtattttacccggaaatcattttatcgtgaaattttgtttttcagagttaccataatttatctggtagagttcataaaaatttttctgaaatcaattgcaagcttttaggaaaccaggatttttcacatttttaagaagcgttataattatattgcgGATCTTTATACGTTCGtgcgaaattgaaaagtacgcaaatggcgcaaaatgcataaaatgcgctaaaatatacgtatataagaaaacaaatctctattaaaattttatttctttgattatgttcgtaaaactacaaacttgtataaaaatacgcattctagttataaatgttaaaacaTTCGATCTAGTCCTTATCACATTCATGAAAACCTCCATTTAACCATTCGTTGTATCAACAAACATTCATATGCAAAACTTACCACCTACCACATCCTccgcgtattaatataatccccttttataaattatacactttagAATGGACTGGTTGGGTCAGAGTCATATAAGCTTACAAGTTCTCGAGGAGTTCTACCGAAGTTACATTTACGTTTGCataatttcaccgaaaaagatactctgtagaatgacaggttcgtttgtttatgtgatccgcgatcgcaactatttcaaggggattttataaataaccatacacacgatattcagtgtattttcgtattctcgtttattttggggagatttgtaaaactgttgaacaaaataattgagtAACGATTATATTTGCCGAGAAAAAGTCTTTTTCTCTGTACCCCTCCTTCTACTTCAAGCATGTAGTATAATAAGACAATAAGATTGACAATGGCTGAAAGTAATCCAAAAGAGTTTTCACCATGGTTATCggtaacgaaaaagatttgaatcatctttaatacttattcgtaactagaatcatttcaactaaaatgtaaattcttatattataacttttttaatttgttatggcCCCTGACTACAACCTAACCTATCATTCTTATTTCGTAGGAGAAGACGAATGCCGTGAAGGCGTTAGCGCGCGAACAGTGCGAAGCGGCGGTACAGCTGCAGCGTCAGCAGCAGCTGCAACAGCACCAGAACCAGCCCCAgctacaacagcaacaacaactacGTGGCCCGTTAACCATCCACCATGCTGGCTGCCCAACGAAAGTCGGGCCCGTGACGAACCAACTAAATACCAGCCACGCAACGCACGGCCGAGCTGCACAGTACCAACActatcatcaccatcatcatcatcgacaCGTGTCAATGTCCCCACCGCCCTTGTTGCTCTCATCGCCAGCTCCGATCGCGGCGACGCACAATCATCTGAACGTGAGCGGACACAGAAACGTGGTTACGCCACCGGATACACCAGCAGATAGATCGCCACCGAGTCCTGGAAATAAGCTAAATAGATCGCAGCATTTGCCACGGGAAGCAA is a genomic window of Bombus huntii isolate Logan2020A chromosome 1, iyBomHunt1.1, whole genome shotgun sequence containing:
- the LOC126865484 gene encoding dual specificity tyrosine-phosphorylation-regulated kinase 1A-like, which produces MKTRSNKYLQKSSISRICAVGGFFISIPVFLTGMILYTFIQFHSTPAIVTSVFIGLGIVFCGCAMVHNVFVWQREKTNAVKALAREQCEAAVQLQRQQQLQQHQNQPQLQQQQQLRGPLTIHHAGCPTKVGPVTNQLNTSHATHGRAAQYQHYHHHHHHRHVSMSPPPLLLSSPAPIAATHNHLNVSGHRNVVTPPDTPADRSPPSPGNKLNRSQHLPREATGSVSPGLPAATLDLSSAATTNSPHELSTLV